A genomic stretch from Corynebacterium sp. 21KM1197 includes:
- a CDS encoding AAA family ATPase: MPDLFVESFFLFRPHHRKHTLPEWAAEVPAIRAMEREPLPLTAPATFITGENGMGKSTLIEAIAVGCGFDLQGGPYGVQPTTGYTAHNDPRIGESPFKGIAAVIRGSRPMQGYYLRAETHINSHSNVPLSHGESVMHTIGTYFHANGLYILDEPEAGLSIPRQMALLAELHALVRGGAQIIVSTHSPILLSLPGAAIWEIIEAGIAPATLRDTTAFRATRDFFEDPHGIAAFMQETMSEEYRRLG, encoded by the coding sequence ATGCCTGACCTCTTCGTGGAATCCTTCTTCCTTTTCCGCCCCCACCACCGCAAGCACACTCTGCCCGAGTGGGCGGCGGAGGTCCCCGCCATTCGCGCGATGGAGCGCGAGCCGCTCCCGCTGACCGCGCCCGCCACCTTTATCACCGGGGAAAATGGCATGGGGAAGTCCACGCTCATCGAGGCCATCGCCGTGGGGTGTGGGTTTGATCTGCAAGGTGGCCCCTACGGGGTGCAACCCACCACCGGCTATACCGCCCATAACGATCCCCGGATAGGAGAAAGCCCGTTCAAAGGCATCGCCGCCGTGATCCGGGGCTCCCGCCCGATGCAGGGCTACTACCTGCGCGCGGAAACCCACATCAATTCCCACTCGAATGTTCCGCTGAGCCACGGCGAATCCGTCATGCACACCATCGGGACATACTTCCACGCCAACGGCCTCTATATCCTCGACGAACCCGAGGCCGGTCTTTCCATACCCCGGCAGATGGCCCTGCTCGCGGAACTACATGCCCTGGTGCGCGGCGGGGCCCAGATCATCGTGTCCACCCACTCCCCAATCCTGCTCTCCCTGCCCGGGGCCGCGATCTGGGAAATCATCGAGGCGGGCATCGCCCCCGCGACGTTGAGGGACACCACCGCCTTCCGCGCCACGCGTGACTTCTTCGAGGACCCCCACGGGATCGCCGCCTTCATGCAGGAGACGATGAGCGAGGAGTACCGCCGGTTAGGTTAG
- a CDS encoding AAA family ATPase, with amino-acid sequence MGFPHHGGTRNLHADNDGDVSPLHTVLTLARERNPSHGYFLRGETHFNVAIRYGEDEPPGDIHLNHMSHGESLMQIVQYRFHPGGFYLLDEPEAGLSVLRQLELLGRIAHLASRGAQFIIATHSPILMAAPGATILELNGTGITPIDFERAGAVSATREFLADPEGTTDFLVEDRHA; translated from the coding sequence ATGGGATTCCCCCACCACGGCGGCACCCGCAACCTCCACGCCGATAATGACGGCGACGTCTCCCCGCTACACACGGTGCTCACCCTCGCCCGGGAGCGCAATCCTTCCCACGGCTACTTCCTGCGCGGGGAGACGCACTTCAACGTGGCCATCCGCTACGGGGAGGACGAGCCTCCCGGAGACATTCACCTTAATCACATGAGCCACGGGGAATCGCTCATGCAGATTGTTCAGTACCGCTTTCACCCCGGCGGCTTTTACCTCCTCGACGAGCCGGAGGCCGGGCTCTCCGTGCTGCGCCAATTAGAACTCCTGGGCCGCATTGCCCACCTGGCCTCGCGGGGCGCGCAATTCATCATCGCCACCCACTCCCCCATCCTCATGGCCGCACCCGGTGCCACGATCCTGGAACTCAACGGCACCGGAATCACCCCCATCGACTTCGAGCGCGCCGGAGCGGTGAGCGCCACCAGGGAGTTCCTTGCCGACCCCGAGGGCACCACCGACTTTCTCGTGGAGGATCGCCATGCCTGA
- a CDS encoding L-lactate permease: MQKGNPIVDSLALAALAGVTPLITFFVLLMGLKWKALWAALGSVLVGLILAVTLFDTPAIDAALAFAQGVSFGIFPVIYIIIAAVWIYDLTVTSGRFDDLRLVFSKIGRGDMRVQAMLIGFAFGGLLEALAGFGAPIAIVAAMLYAIGMKPLKAALVTLVANAAPVAYGAMAIPVTTGGALAQLPAEEVAGLVGKQVSVLALVVPFVLCLIMDGWRGLRQVWPMALVLGVSFGGGQFLASNYFAYELTDVVACLLSLAAGLALLRVWKPTTPEDQASQSDAGQGQQAVLTPARIGLALFPYVLIVVVFAVAKLWRIGVDIPAALASTDVLIEWPRLGTTFTLNWLSGPGTILMLCALITVAVLSTFDENGTYRLGWGKGFAQLTGGIVRMRMSYFTIAAVMGLAHVMNFSGQTAAIGALLASTGAIFPLISPVLGWLGTSVTASATSSNALFAQMQATTAVQVGADPALLVAANTSGATLGKMLAPQTAAIAAAATQMEGGESKILATSVRYSLPLLAGMCLLVFLQSSMG; this comes from the coding sequence ATTCAGAAAGGTAACCCCATCGTGGATTCGCTTGCGCTTGCCGCATTGGCGGGAGTCACCCCGCTCATCACGTTTTTTGTTCTCCTCATGGGCCTCAAGTGGAAGGCCCTATGGGCTGCCTTGGGGTCCGTGTTGGTGGGCCTGATCCTGGCCGTCACCCTGTTCGATACCCCGGCTATCGACGCCGCCCTGGCCTTCGCCCAGGGTGTCTCCTTTGGTATCTTCCCCGTTATTTACATCATCATCGCCGCGGTGTGGATCTATGACCTCACCGTGACCTCGGGGCGCTTTGATGATCTGCGCCTGGTGTTTTCCAAGATCGGTCGCGGGGACATGCGCGTGCAGGCCATGCTCATCGGCTTTGCCTTCGGTGGCCTGCTGGAGGCCCTGGCGGGCTTCGGTGCTCCCATTGCCATCGTGGCGGCCATGCTGTACGCGATCGGCATGAAGCCGCTCAAGGCCGCGCTGGTGACCCTGGTGGCTAACGCCGCCCCGGTGGCCTACGGCGCGATGGCGATTCCGGTGACCACCGGCGGTGCCCTGGCTCAACTGCCTGCGGAGGAGGTCGCGGGGCTCGTCGGTAAGCAGGTGTCCGTGCTGGCCCTGGTGGTGCCCTTTGTGCTCTGCCTCATCATGGACGGCTGGCGCGGGCTGCGCCAGGTGTGGCCGATGGCCCTGGTCCTGGGTGTTTCCTTCGGTGGCGGGCAGTTCCTGGCCTCCAATTACTTTGCCTATGAGCTCACTGACGTGGTGGCCTGCCTGCTCTCCCTGGCCGCAGGCCTGGCGCTGCTTCGGGTGTGGAAGCCCACCACCCCGGAGGATCAGGCCTCCCAGTCCGATGCGGGCCAAGGCCAGCAGGCCGTGCTCACCCCGGCCCGGATCGGCCTGGCGCTGTTCCCCTACGTGCTGATCGTGGTGGTGTTTGCCGTGGCCAAGCTATGGCGGATCGGCGTGGATATTCCGGCGGCCCTGGCCAGCACGGACGTGCTCATCGAGTGGCCGCGCCTGGGCACCACCTTCACCCTGAACTGGCTCTCCGGGCCCGGCACTATCTTGATGCTCTGCGCGCTGATCACGGTGGCGGTGCTGAGCACCTTCGATGAAAACGGCACCTACCGCCTGGGATGGGGGAAGGGCTTTGCGCAACTGACCGGCGGGATCGTGCGCATGCGGATGTCCTATTTCACCATCGCCGCGGTGATGGGCCTGGCCCATGTGATGAACTTCTCCGGTCAGACCGCAGCCATCGGCGCGCTGCTGGCCTCCACGGGGGCGATCTTCCCGCTTATCTCCCCGGTGCTGGGCTGGCTGGGTACCTCCGTGACGGCCTCGGCCACCTCCTCGAACGCCCTGTTCGCGCAGATGCAGGCCACTACCGCCGTGCAGGTGGGGGCGGACCCAGCCTTGCTCGTTGCCGCCAATACCTCCGGCGCCACCCTGGGTAAGATGCTGGCCCCGCAGACGGCCGCCATCGCGGCGGCGGCCACCCAGATGGAGGGCGGGGAGTCCAAGATCCTGGCCACCTCGGTGCGGTACTCCCTGCCGCTCCTGGCGGGAATGTGCCTGCTGGTATTCCTGCAATCCAGCATGGGATAG
- the argS gene encoding arginine--tRNA ligase, which produces MTPVELSSLIRRRAAMVLAEHNLDASVLPEQVTVERPRNPEHGDYATNLALQVGKKAGANPRELAQWLADSLAEEPSITSAEIAGPGFLNLRLAAAAQGEIVARVWEQGDKYGHSDLYRGTKVNLEFVSANPTGPIHLGGTRWAAVGDSLGRVLEASGAEVTREYYFNDHGEQIDRFARSLVAAAKGEPTPEDGYGGDYIADIARAVLEKRPDALEQAPAEAQEIFRDLGVDMMFSHIKESLHEFGTDFDVFFHENSLFESGAVDAAIATLKENGNLYPEDGAWWLRTTDFGDDKDRVVLKSDGNAAYIAGDIAYIGDKIGRGHNLCIYMLGADHHGYIKRLKAAAEALGYSADQVEVLIGQMVNLIKDGTPVRMSKRAGTVITLDDLVEAIGVDAARYSLVRSSVDSSLDIDLGLWASQSADNPVYYVQYAHARLCSLRRKAESVGALTEDAPDYSLLTHDREGDLIRTLGEYPAVVKAAAELREPHRLARYCEELAGVFHRFYDRCQILPKEGEELAPIHTARLSLAGATRLVLANALNLVGVSAPERM; this is translated from the coding sequence ATGACCCCTGTTGAGCTTTCTTCCTTGATTCGTCGCCGCGCCGCCATGGTGCTGGCCGAGCACAACCTCGACGCCTCGGTTCTGCCGGAGCAGGTCACGGTGGAGCGCCCGCGCAACCCCGAGCACGGCGATTACGCCACCAACCTGGCGCTTCAGGTGGGTAAGAAGGCCGGGGCGAACCCGCGCGAATTGGCTCAGTGGCTGGCGGATTCCCTGGCGGAGGAGCCCTCGATCACCTCTGCGGAGATCGCCGGCCCCGGCTTTTTGAACCTGCGCCTGGCCGCCGCCGCCCAGGGGGAGATCGTCGCCCGGGTGTGGGAGCAGGGAGACAAGTACGGCCACAGCGATCTGTACCGGGGCACCAAGGTGAACCTGGAGTTCGTTTCCGCCAACCCCACCGGCCCCATTCACCTGGGCGGCACCCGCTGGGCGGCCGTGGGGGATTCCCTGGGCCGCGTGCTGGAAGCCTCTGGCGCGGAGGTGACCAGGGAGTATTACTTCAACGATCACGGCGAGCAGATTGATCGCTTTGCCCGGTCCCTGGTGGCCGCCGCCAAGGGGGAGCCCACCCCGGAGGACGGGTACGGCGGAGACTACATCGCGGACATCGCCCGCGCTGTGCTGGAGAAGCGTCCCGACGCCCTGGAACAGGCCCCGGCGGAGGCCCAGGAGATCTTCCGCGACCTCGGCGTGGACATGATGTTTAGCCACATCAAGGAATCCCTGCACGAGTTCGGCACGGACTTTGACGTGTTCTTCCATGAGAACTCCCTCTTTGAGTCCGGCGCGGTGGACGCCGCCATCGCCACCCTGAAGGAGAACGGCAACCTTTATCCCGAGGACGGGGCCTGGTGGCTGCGCACCACGGACTTTGGCGATGACAAGGACCGCGTGGTGCTCAAGTCCGACGGTAACGCCGCCTACATCGCTGGGGACATCGCCTACATCGGGGACAAGATCGGTCGTGGCCACAACCTCTGCATCTACATGCTGGGTGCGGATCATCACGGCTACATCAAGCGCCTCAAGGCCGCCGCCGAGGCCCTGGGCTACTCCGCCGATCAGGTGGAGGTGCTCATTGGTCAGATGGTGAACCTCATCAAGGACGGCACACCGGTGCGCATGTCCAAGCGCGCGGGCACCGTGATCACCCTGGATGACCTGGTGGAGGCCATCGGCGTGGACGCCGCCCGGTACTCCCTGGTGCGTTCCTCGGTGGATTCCTCCCTGGACATCGACCTCGGCCTGTGGGCCTCGCAGTCGGCGGATAATCCCGTGTACTACGTGCAGTACGCGCACGCGCGTCTATGTTCGCTGCGCCGAAAGGCGGAGTCCGTGGGGGCGCTGACCGAGGATGCCCCGGATTACTCCCTGCTCACCCACGACCGCGAGGGCGATCTGATCCGAACGCTGGGCGAATACCCGGCGGTGGTGAAGGCGGCGGCAGAACTGCGCGAGCCGCACCGCCTGGCGCGCTACTGCGAGGAACTGGCCGGGGTGTTCCACCGCTTTTATGATCGCTGCCAGATCCTGCCCAAGGAGGGCGAGGAATTGGCCCCGATCCACACCGCGCGCCTTTCCCTGGCGGGCGCCACCCGATTGGTGCTGGCCAACGCCTTGAATCTAGTGGGGGTGAGCGCGCCCGAGCGCATGTAG
- the lysA gene encoding diaminopimelate decarboxylase, giving the protein MDADTFNELPSHVWPAHARRQEDGVVTIAGVPLPEIVEEYGSPVLVLDEADFRSRCRAMAQAFGGPGNVHYAAKAFLTRAVARWVEEEGLSLDVASDNELQIALAAGFPASRIAAHGNNKTPVFLRRCVTEGVGGVILDSFQEIGRLAEAAREVGTVQPVLVRVKPGIKAHTHEAIATAHEDQKFGFSLAAGSALRAAREVLESPHLRLVGLHCHVGSQVFDAEGFSLAAERVLGLVEQILEELSSLHPGGREGLAEQLSTLDLGGGYGIAYLPEEQPLDVAAVAEDLLSKVRQHADHLGLPTPTVTVEPGRAIAGPSTVTVYTVGTVKDVHVEDDRTRRYLSVDGGISDNIRPVLYGAQYDARVVSRFVDGAPVESRVVGSHCESGDILIEDAHLPDDIGPGDLLALPATGAYCYALSSRYNAFGRPPVITVNSGKARVMLRRETVADFLALEAE; this is encoded by the coding sequence ATGGACGCCGATACGTTCAATGAGTTGCCCAGCCACGTGTGGCCCGCTCACGCCCGCCGCCAGGAGGACGGCGTGGTGACGATCGCCGGGGTGCCGCTCCCGGAGATCGTGGAGGAATACGGCAGCCCCGTGCTGGTGCTTGATGAGGCCGATTTCCGCTCCCGCTGCCGCGCGATGGCCCAGGCCTTTGGCGGGCCAGGCAACGTGCATTACGCGGCCAAGGCCTTTCTCACCCGCGCCGTGGCCCGGTGGGTGGAGGAGGAGGGGCTTTCCCTCGACGTGGCCTCCGATAACGAATTGCAGATCGCGTTGGCGGCGGGCTTCCCCGCCAGCCGCATCGCCGCGCACGGGAATAATAAGACGCCCGTGTTCCTGCGCCGCTGCGTGACCGAGGGCGTGGGCGGAGTGATCCTGGATTCCTTCCAGGAGATTGGCCGCCTGGCCGAGGCCGCGCGGGAGGTCGGGACGGTGCAGCCGGTGCTGGTGCGCGTGAAGCCCGGAATCAAGGCGCATACCCACGAGGCGATCGCCACGGCGCACGAGGACCAGAAGTTTGGCTTTTCCCTGGCCGCCGGGTCCGCCTTGCGGGCTGCCCGCGAGGTGTTGGAGAGCCCGCACCTGCGCCTGGTGGGCCTGCACTGCCACGTGGGTTCCCAGGTCTTTGACGCTGAGGGTTTCTCCCTGGCCGCCGAGCGGGTGCTGGGGCTGGTGGAGCAGATCCTTGAGGAACTCTCCTCCCTCCACCCCGGCGGGCGGGAGGGGCTGGCCGAGCAACTCTCCACGCTGGATCTGGGCGGCGGTTACGGCATCGCCTACCTGCCGGAGGAGCAGCCGCTGGACGTGGCGGCGGTGGCCGAGGATCTGCTGAGCAAGGTGCGCCAGCACGCCGATCACCTGGGGCTGCCCACACCCACGGTCACGGTGGAGCCGGGGCGCGCGATCGCCGGGCCCTCCACGGTGACGGTCTATACCGTGGGCACGGTCAAGGACGTACACGTGGAGGATGATCGCACGCGCCGTTACCTCTCCGTGGACGGGGGGATCTCGGATAATATCCGCCCCGTGCTCTACGGCGCGCAGTATGACGCCCGCGTGGTGTCCCGCTTCGTGGACGGTGCGCCGGTGGAAAGCCGCGTGGTGGGCTCGCACTGCGAGTCCGGAGATATTCTCATCGAGGACGCCCACTTACCCGATGACATCGGCCCGGGCGATCTACTGGCCCTCCCGGCCACGGGGGCGTACTGCTACGCGCTGTCCAGCCGCTATAACGCCTTTGGTCGCCCGCCGGTGATTACCGTGAACTCCGGCAAGGCACGCGTGATGCTGCGCCGGGAGACGGTGGCGGACTTCCTGGCCCTGGAGGCAGAGTAG
- a CDS encoding homoserine dehydrogenase, translated as MTTTGAQGFHEGKGEGHEVGVAILGHGTVGSEVRRLMEANSEAFSHRIGGPLALRGVAVSNPTKHSRTLPKELLFDDAMELIAREDVDIVVEVIGGIEYPRKLVLAALNAGKSVVTANKALVAAHADELADAAEAAGVDLYFEAAVAAAIPVVGMLRRSLAGDQIERISGIVNGTTNFILDAMDETGASYDDMLAEATRLGYAEADPTADVEGHDAASKAAIMASLAFHTRVKASDVYCEGITKITAQDIEAAKNAGYTIKLLAICERIRDEAGRESVSARVHPTLVRRDHPLASVNGSYNAVFVEAEAAGRLMFYGNGAGGNPTASAVLGDLVGAARNKVHGGRAPGESTYANLPLADFGQVPTRYHIDMHVRDRVGVLAEISAVCAKNGISLRTVRQEERDDAARLILLTHTASEESLDTTVEELSTLEDVLTVDTVIRLAE; from the coding sequence ATGACTACCACGGGTGCACAGGGCTTTCACGAAGGTAAGGGCGAGGGGCACGAGGTGGGCGTGGCCATCCTGGGCCACGGCACCGTGGGTTCCGAGGTGCGCCGCCTCATGGAGGCCAACTCCGAGGCATTCTCCCACCGCATTGGCGGCCCGCTGGCGTTGCGCGGGGTGGCGGTGTCCAACCCCACGAAGCACAGCAGGACCCTGCCCAAGGAATTGCTTTTCGACGACGCGATGGAACTCATTGCCCGCGAGGACGTGGACATCGTGGTGGAGGTGATCGGCGGCATCGAGTATCCCCGTAAACTCGTGCTCGCCGCGCTGAATGCCGGAAAGTCCGTGGTCACCGCCAATAAGGCGCTGGTGGCCGCGCACGCCGATGAGCTTGCGGACGCCGCCGAGGCCGCCGGGGTGGACCTCTACTTCGAGGCCGCCGTGGCCGCCGCGATTCCGGTGGTGGGTATGCTGCGCCGCTCCCTGGCGGGCGATCAGATCGAGCGCATCTCCGGCATTGTCAATGGCACCACGAACTTCATCCTGGACGCGATGGATGAGACGGGGGCCTCTTACGATGACATGCTGGCCGAGGCCACTCGCCTGGGCTACGCGGAGGCCGATCCCACCGCCGACGTGGAGGGCCACGACGCCGCCTCCAAGGCCGCCATCATGGCCTCCCTGGCCTTCCACACCAGGGTCAAGGCCTCGGACGTGTACTGCGAGGGAATCACCAAGATCACCGCGCAGGACATCGAGGCCGCCAAGAACGCGGGTTACACCATCAAACTCCTGGCCATCTGCGAGCGGATCCGGGACGAGGCGGGGCGGGAATCCGTCTCCGCGCGGGTGCACCCCACCCTGGTGCGGCGGGATCACCCCCTGGCCAGCGTGAATGGTTCTTATAATGCGGTATTTGTCGAGGCAGAAGCGGCAGGTCGATTGATGTTCTACGGAAATGGTGCTGGCGGCAATCCCACGGCCTCGGCCGTGCTGGGCGATCTGGTGGGGGCCGCGCGTAACAAGGTTCACGGCGGCCGGGCTCCGGGGGAGTCCACCTACGCCAACCTGCCCCTGGCGGACTTCGGCCAGGTGCCCACCCGCTACCACATCGACATGCACGTGCGCGATCGCGTGGGCGTGCTGGCGGAGATCTCCGCCGTGTGCGCCAAGAACGGCATCTCTCTGCGCACGGTGCGCCAGGAGGAGCGGGACGACGCTGCGCGGCTGATCCTGCTCACCCACACGGCCTCCGAGGAGAGCCTGGACACCACGGTGGAGGAACTGTCCACCCTGGAGGACGTGCTCACCGTGGACACCGTGATCCGGTTGGCGGAATAG